A genomic segment from Nocardiopsis sp. Huas11 encodes:
- a CDS encoding AMP-binding protein, with translation MSKEKAAAGAAEFRAARDLLLEHRTDQEKAHREFTWPRSEHFNWALDHFDAVARTRPDRTALWVVAEDGSDTKYTYRHLSERSNQVANWLIGQGVHPGDRIMVMLGNQVELWETTLAAIKLGAVVAPTAPVLSESDLLDRLERGDIQHVLCGVVETQKFAHLRGHWTRICAGYMDGWLNYADSEHAGLDFAQPHATHPDDPLLLYFTSGTTARPKMVTHTQSSYPVGHLSTMYWLGVRPGDIHLNVSQPGWAKHAYSSVFAPWNAEATVLALDHVRFEPERLLDEVVRRDVDTLCAPPTVWRMLLQTDLGSWRVGLREAVAAGEPLNAEVVDRVREAWGITVRDGFGQTETTMLVGNGPGRPVVPGSVGRPLPGYDIVIVDPATGEPAETGQIGVDMTGDPVGVMRGYADSDDGGGRVRRHLYLTGDIAGLDSTGNMRYIGRTDDVFKASDYRISPFELESVLVEHEYVAEAAVVPSPDPLRLSVAKAYVALADGVAPDAVTARAILSHARERLSPYKRVRRLEFAELPKTVSGKIRRVQLRRAEAERGAVTDGARHPREYWEEDLPGLTD, from the coding sequence ATGTCGAAAGAGAAGGCCGCCGCGGGTGCGGCGGAGTTCCGAGCCGCGCGGGACCTGCTCCTGGAGCACCGCACGGACCAGGAGAAGGCGCACCGGGAGTTCACCTGGCCCCGGTCCGAACATTTCAACTGGGCCCTGGACCACTTCGACGCGGTCGCCCGGACCCGCCCGGACCGGACCGCGCTCTGGGTCGTGGCCGAGGACGGCAGCGACACCAAGTACACCTACCGCCACCTGTCGGAGCGCTCCAACCAGGTGGCGAACTGGCTGATCGGCCAGGGCGTGCACCCCGGCGACCGGATCATGGTGATGCTCGGCAACCAGGTGGAACTGTGGGAGACCACGCTGGCCGCGATCAAGCTCGGCGCCGTGGTGGCCCCCACCGCACCGGTCCTGTCCGAGAGCGACCTGCTGGACCGCCTGGAACGCGGCGACATCCAGCACGTGCTCTGCGGGGTCGTGGAGACCCAGAAGTTCGCCCACCTGCGCGGCCACTGGACGCGGATCTGCGCCGGGTACATGGACGGCTGGCTCAACTACGCCGACTCCGAGCACGCCGGACTGGACTTCGCCCAGCCGCACGCCACGCACCCCGACGACCCCCTGCTGCTGTACTTCACGTCCGGAACCACCGCCCGCCCCAAGATGGTCACCCACACCCAGAGCTCCTATCCCGTCGGCCACCTGTCGACCATGTACTGGCTCGGTGTGCGACCCGGCGACATCCACCTCAACGTGTCCCAGCCCGGATGGGCCAAGCACGCCTACAGCAGCGTGTTCGCGCCCTGGAACGCCGAGGCCACGGTTCTGGCTCTGGACCACGTCCGCTTCGAACCCGAGCGGCTCCTCGACGAGGTGGTGCGCCGCGACGTCGACACCCTGTGCGCGCCGCCCACGGTGTGGCGGATGCTCCTGCAGACCGACCTCGGTTCGTGGCGGGTGGGGCTGCGCGAGGCCGTGGCCGCCGGCGAGCCGCTCAACGCCGAGGTCGTGGACCGGGTCCGCGAGGCCTGGGGCATCACGGTCCGCGACGGCTTCGGGCAGACCGAGACCACCATGCTCGTCGGCAACGGTCCCGGCCGGCCCGTGGTGCCGGGCTCCGTGGGCCGGCCGCTGCCCGGCTACGACATCGTCATCGTCGACCCGGCCACCGGGGAGCCCGCCGAGACCGGACAGATCGGCGTGGACATGACCGGCGACCCCGTGGGCGTGATGCGGGGGTACGCCGACTCCGACGACGGTGGCGGCCGGGTCCGCCGCCACCTGTACCTCACCGGCGACATCGCCGGCCTGGATTCCACCGGGAACATGCGCTATATCGGCCGTACCGATGATGTCTTCAAAGCCTCCGATTACCGCATCTCTCCATTCGAGCTCGAAAGCGTCCTCGTCGAACACGAATATGTGGCCGAGGCCGCGGTGGTGCCCTCTCCGGACCCGCTGCGCCTGTCGGTCGCCAAGGCCTACGTCGCCCTCGCCGACGGGGTGGCGCCCGACGCCGTCACCGCGCGCGCCATCCTCTCCCACGCCCGCGAGCGCCTCTCGCCCTACAAGCGGGTCAGGCGCCTGGAGTTCGCGGAACTGCCCAAGACGGTGTCGGGTAAGATCCGCCGTGTGCAACTGCGCCGGGCCGAGGCCGAACGGGGCGCGGTCACCGATGGTGCGCGCCACCCGCGCGAGTACTGGGAGGAGGACCTCCCGGGGCTGACGGACTGA